A window of Nocardiopsis sp. Huas11 genomic DNA:
CCCGTAGCCACGAACGTACGGATACCGACGCCGCGCCGACAGAACCCGAACGGCCCACTTTCCATCTCACTCGTTATGGCCCGTTCGGGCCATGGGGTGGGGCCGGGCACCTCTCCGGAGGGACCCGGCGGAACCTCGCACGGCCGAACCGCTCCGCGATCGAGCTGCGATAACCATGAAAAGATGTTCGAGGTGCACAGATCCGGGTGCACAGTCCGCGTGACCGGCGCGGGCGATTCCTTGCACTCGCTCTCGGTCCGTTCCACATCGCACCACTTTGCGCGTTCGCGGTCACTTAGTCTGATGGGGTGGGTCAGGGGACATTGCTTCAACGAATCAGCCAACTCGTCGTCGTCGGTGCCATAGCGGGTCTTCTCGTTGCGGCGCTGGCGCTTCCCGCGATCGGCGGTCTGGGAATCACTGCGCGTAACGTCGCGAGTGGTTTTCTCGACATGCCCGGCAACCTCGAGACTCCGCCTCCCCCTCAACGCTCGACGATCTACGACAGCGAGGGCGGTGTCATCGCCGAGATCTTCGACCAGAACCGCGAGCTCGTCGAGATCGAAGACGTCTCTCCGGTGATGATCGACGCGATCCTGGCCATCGAGGACTCCAACTTCTACGAACACGGCGGCCTGGACGTGCCGGGCACGCTGCGCGCAGCCGTGCGCACCGTGGGCGGCAACACCCAGGGCGCCTCCTCCATCACGCAGCAGTACGTGAAGAACGTGCAGATCGAGGCGGCCACCTCGCAGGAGGAGCTGGACGAGGCCCGCGAGGAGACGATCGCCCGCAAGATCCGCGAGCTGCGGTACGCCATCGCGCTGGAACAGCGCATGGACAAGGACGAGATCCTCGAGGGCTACCTCAACATCGCCTACTTCAGCGACGGCGCCTACGGCGTGGAGTCGGCCGCCCAGCACTTCTTCCAGGTCCCGGCCAGTGAGCTGGAGCTGCACCAGGCCGCCACCATCGCGGGCCTGGTCCGCTACCCCTACCTCTACAACCCGCGGTTCTTCCCCGAGCAGACCATCGAGCGGCGCAACGTCGTGCTCGACCGCATGGTCACCACCGGGGCGATCACCGAGGCCGAGGCCGAGGAGGCCAAGGCCGAGGACATGGAGCTGGAACTGGACACCCCGCCCAACGGGTGCGTGCCCAGCGACCAGCCGTTCTTCTGCGACTACGTCGTCCAGGAGATCGAGCAGAACGAGGCCTTCGGTCCGAACGAGACCGAGCGGGCGCGGTGGCTGCGCACGGCCGGCCTGGAGATCCACACCACGCTCGACCCGCAGACCCAGGAGTCCGGCCAGGCGGCCGTCGACAAGTGGGTGCCGCGCGAGAACGAGTCCCGCAAGGTGGCGGCCGAGGTCGTCATCGAACCGGGCACCGGCGAGATCCTCGGCATGGTGCAGAGCCGCAACTACGGCCCGGACGAGAGCAAGCTCGGCGAGACGTCCATCAACTTCGCCACCGACGCCGACCGGGGCGGCAGCAGCGGGTTCCAGGCGGGATCGACGTTCAAGGCGATCACCCTGGCGACCGCGCTCGACAAGGGCATGCCCTACAGCACCTCGTTCCCCTCGCCGGCCTCGGTGTCGGTGTCCGGACAGCGATCGTGCAACGGCGGCACCCTGTCGACGTGGTCGCCGAGCAACGCCGGGGACAGCAACGAGGGCGTCCACAACATGGTGTCGGGCACCAAGGCCTCCTCCAACACGTACTTCGCCCAGCTCCAGCGCCGGGCGGGGATCTGCGACACGATGGAGATGGCCGAGCGGCTGGGCCTGAAGCGGGCCGACGGCACCCTGTTCACGGAGAACCCGAACTCGCTGGCCAACAGCAGCTTCACGCTGGGCAGTGAGGAGGTCTCCCCGCTGCGGGTGGCCAACGCCTACGCGACCTTCGCCTCGGGCGGCATCTACTGCGAGCCCCAGGCCATCACCCGGATCGAGGACCGCCAGGCGGGGACCACGATCGAGATGGAACCGGAGTGCGAGCGGGCGATCGACGAGGACGTGGCCGACGGCGTCACCTACCTGCTGTCGCAGACGTTCAACGGCGGCACCACCACCGGTCTGGGCATCGGCCGACCGGCCTTCGCCAAGACCGGCACCACCGACGGCTCGGCCGCGGCGTGGTTCGCCGGAGGCACGCCGCAGATGGCCAGCGCGGTGTTCGTCGGCGACCCGCGCGGTCCCCAGCAGCACCCGCTGCGCAACGTCACCATCGGCGACCGCTACTTCGGGGTGGTGTACGGGGCGACGATCCCGGGCCCGATCTGGCGGGAGACCATGCAGGGCGCCCACGAAGGGCTGGAGACGGAGAACCTGCCCTCGTCCCCGTCGAAGTTCGGTTCCACGTCGGCACCGCGCCAGCCCAGGGCCACCGACGACCCGAGCCCGGCCAGTGACGACGGAGGCGTGCCCAACGTGATCGGCCAGGCCGAAGGCGCCGCGGTGGCGGCGCTGGAGTCGGCGGGGTACTCGGTCAACGTCTCCGGGACGCGGGTGCGCTCGGCCGAGGCCGAGGGCACGGTGGCCGCGGTCAACCCCGACCCCGGGACCCGCCTGCCGGAGGGTGCCACGGTCAACGTGTTCCTGAGCAGCGGCGGCGGGAGCGCGGACGGTCCGTCGGACGACGCGGACGAGGAATGGATGCCGGTCGTGCCGGCGACGTCCCTCGGCCGGGAGGACGACGACCAGTAGGACACGACGAAGGGGCGGCGGTGCGATACCGCCGCCCCTTCGGTGTGCCAGGGGTCCGAGGGTGGAGCCGGTGGGGCCGGTGGGGCCTCAGGGGCCCTGTCGGCCGAGACCGGTGGGACCCATGGCCGGAAGGGCCTACCGGGCCGTCAGGCCAGGCGCTTCTTGACCTCGGCGGCGACGCGGGCTCCGTCGGCGCGGCCCGCGACCTTCGGGTTGAGGACCTTCATGACCTTGCCCATCTCCTTCATGCCGGAGGCACCGGACTCGGCGACGGCCGCGTCCACGAGTCCGGCCAGCTCCTCGTCGGTGAGCTGCTGGGGCAGGTACTCCGCGATGATGTCGCTCTCGGCGCGCTCGTTGACGGCGTCGTCGGTACGGCCGCCCTTGTCGAACGCCTCGGCAGCCTCACGGCGCTTCTTGGTCTCACGGACCAGCACCTTGGTGACCTCGTCGTCGTCGAGGGTGCGCTGGGCTGCGCCGGCGGTCTCCTCGGTGGCGATGGCGGCCAGCACCATCCGCAGGGTGCCGGTGCGCACCTTGTCACGCGCCTTCATGGCGGTGGTCAGGTCGGATTTGAGGCGGGCTTTGAGTTCGGACATGGAACTGATCCTACGGCCGCCGGGGACAGGCGGACCATTCGTTTGTGCACGGCGCCACCGTGGGTCTGAGACGATCAGTCGACAACGAAGGAGGCCGGATGGGCACCGACAACAAACGACTCCTGCGCCGCGTGGGGCGCGCGGCCGCGGTGACCGGCGCCGTCGGGGTGGCCGGCCTGGCCTACGCCTCGGTCGTGGAACGCAACTGGTTCCGGCTACGACGCTATGAACTCCCCCTGCTCCCTCCGGGGAGCCCCCGCCTGCGCGTACTGCACCTGTCCGACGCGCACCTGACGCCAGGGCGGCGGATGCTCATCGACTGGATCCGGGGCCTGGAGGCCTACGAGCCGGACCTGGTGGTCAACACGGGTGACTCGCTGGCGCACCCGGACGCGGTGGAGCCGTTCATCGACGCCCTGGGGCCGTTGCTGGACCGGCCGGGCGCGTTCGTCTACGGGTCGAACGACATGTTCTCGCCGCAGCTGAAGAACCCGGCGCGCTACCTCTGGCGGACCAGCAAGACCGACTACAACAAGCGCCGCGTGCCGGACCTGCCCTGGCGCGAGCTGGGTGCGGCCATGAGCTCGGCGGGCTGGCTGGACCTGAACAACCGCAAGGGTGCACTCAAGGCGGGCGTGCTCGACGTCGCCCTGGCGGGGGTGCACGACTCGCACATCAAGCTGGACCGGTACGACGAGATCGCCGGACCCGCTGACCCGTCGGCGGACATCCGCCTCGGGGTGCTGCACTCGCCGGAGCCGGCCAACCTCGACCGCTTCGCGGCCGACGGGTACCAGCTCCTCCTGGCGGGGCACACGCACGGGGGGCAGCTGTGCCTGCCGTTCTACGGGACGATCGTCACCAACTGCGGGATCGACCGGCCCCGCGCGTGGGGGCTGCACGAGTACGACGACGCCTGGCTGCACGTGTCCGGCGGCCTGGGCACGTCGCCGTACGCCCCGGTGCGGTTCTGCTGCCGCCCGGAGGCCTCCCTGCTCGACCTCGTGCCGGCGCAGGCCTGACCAGCTTCTTCGGCCCGCCCCGAAATCAGGTGCGCGAGCACTCCACACGTCCGCTAGACTTGGGGACGTTGCTTCGGGGTGTAGCGCAGCTTGGCAGCGCGCTTCGTTCGGGACGAAGAGGTCGTGGGTTCAAATCCCGCCACCCCGACTAGCACGAAGGCCGGTCCTACGGGACTGGCCTTCGTCGTGTCCGAGGTCCAATCGGCGGCGAGCCCGTGCCCCGGTCCACGCCATGTGGGATCTCCGTCTGGATCCCCCGGCAAGGCGTCCTGCACCTCCCCCTGGCGAACAAGCTCTCGACGTCGACGGGTCGACAAAGACACCTGGTGACACGTCGCCGTAGCGATCTGGCACAGCCCTGGACGAAGAAGCAGGCCAAGCTCACCGGTACCGGTCGCTCGCGCGCGACATCCACGAGCTGCCCTCCGGACCCCTCGTCCACCTGCACGTCATCGTCAAGCTTCGACCTTGGTTCGTTCTTCGGTGGGATGTCGGGGTCGGCCGTGCCCGTTCCGATGGTTGAGTCAGGCAGGGGCGTTTCAATGGATTGACCACGGAGGGGGCGACATGTCTGATCGGTTCAGGGTCGGCGACCATGTCGCATGGAACTCAGAGGCGGGACACGTCTCGGGCACCGTGACGAAGGTGCACACGAAGGATTTCGACTACAAGGGTCACACCCGTCGGGCGTCCCCGGACGATCCGCAGTACGAGATCAAGAGCGACAAGACCGACCACGTTGCCGCCCACAAAGGCAGCACCCTGCGGCTGGTCGATGAGTGAGCCGTCCTTCACGATCGGGCATTCCAATCGGACGCTCGCCGAGTTCATCGAGCTGCTCCAGGAGTCCCATATCGAGCTGGTCGTCGATGTTCGGAGGCTTCCAGGCTCTGCCCGGTATCCGCAGTTCGACCAGGACTCGCTCTCGGTCGCCCTTGACGAGGTGGGTATCCGGTATCGGCGCGCTGAGGGGCTGACCGGGCGTCGTCCGGTGAGCAGAGACGTGCCGTTCGAGGTCAACGCCTGGTGGCAGAACCGCAGCTTCCACAACTACGCCGACCATGCGCTCTCCGACGCCTTCCGGAGCGCCCTCGCCGAGCTGCGGGAGTGGGGACGCACGGGACGCACGGTCATGATGTGCTCCGAGGCAGTGTGGTGGCGGTGCCACCGGAGGATCATCGCCGATCATCTCCTCGCCCGCGACGAGGACGTGCGACACATCCTCGGCATCGGCCACATCGATGCGGCGCAGCTGAGCCCGGGCGCCGTCATCGACCCCCAGGGCAACGTCACCTATCCCGCCATCGGATAGCGGATCACACATCGGCGACCCCGGTGTGAACTGCGTGCGGCGTGCGGGCCCAGCTTCGTCCCGCTCGTGGGGCCGCCGTAGCGGACACCCCCTTGAGCGCGAACTCCTCGACAGAGCCCTCGCCCATACCGGAGGCACAGTGTTCCTCCGAGCGCTGCATCGCACGCAGCGGGAGAGCCCCTCTTCCACGAACGAGGGCTCCCGCGTGCCCTGGCCCCTGTGGTCTCGGAGAGACGGCAGGGCACGCGGGTCCGGATTCAGCCGCGGTAGGTCTCCAGGAGACGGAGCCAGACCTCGCTGAGCGTGGGAAAAGCGGGGACGGCGTGCCAGAGACGGGAGAGGGGGACCTCGGCGGTGACGGCGATCGTGGCCGAGTGGAGCAGCTCGGCGACGCCCGCCCCGACGAAGGTGACGCCGAGGAGCGTCTCGCGGTCCAGGTCCACCACCGCCCGGGCGCGGCCCCGGTAGCCGTCGGCGTGCAGCGCGGCGCCGGCCAGGCCGCCGAGGTCGTAGTCGACCGCCCGCACCCGGCGCCCGTCGCGGGTCGCCTCCCGCAGGGTGAGGCCGACGGACACGGCTTCGGGATCGGTGAAGACGACCTGCGGCACGGCCCGCTCGTCCGCGGTGGCCACGCTGCGCCCCCAGTCGGTGGTCTCCAGCGGCCGGCCGGCGGCGCGGTCGGCGATCACCCCGCCGAAGACGCGTCCCTGGTACTTGCCCTGGTGGGTGAGCAGCGCACGACCGTTGACGTCCCCGGCCGCGTACAGCCAGCCGCCCTGAACACCGACCGCCAGGCCGGTGGAGTCGACCTCGACCGGCCGGCCCGGCTCCAGGCCGACCGTCTCGAGCCCGAGGTCGGAGGTGGCCGGCGCCCGGCCGGTGGCGAACAGCACCTCATCGGCGGTCACCGTCCCGCCGCCCTCCAGCGTGAGCATGAGCGATCCGTCGCGGCGCACCGCGGTGACCGACGCGCCGAACCGCACGTCCACCCCCGACTCCCGCAGGCTCTCGGCGACCAGTTCCCCGGCGAACGGCTCCATACGGGGCAGCAGTCGTGGTCCGCGTACCAGCTGCACGACTTCGCTGCCGAGCGCTCGCCAGGCCGTGGCCATCTCGCACGCGACCACGCCGCCGCCGACGATGGCCAGCCGCGGCGGCACCTGCGCGGACGAGGTCGCCTCGCGGCTGGTCCAGGGACGGGCCTCGACCAGTCCCGGCAGATCGGGCAGCGCCGCGCGGGTGCCGGTGCACACCGCGACGGCGTGCCGAGCGGTCAGCACCCGTGGCCCGCCATCGGGGGTCCGCACCGAGACGCGCTTGGGCCCGTCCAGCCGGCCGTGCCCGCGTACCAGGTCCACTCCCGCGCTCTCCAACCAACCGGCCTGGCCACCGTCCTTCCAGTGCGCCGCGAACCCGTCCCTGCTCCGGAGGACCGCCGCCGCGTCCAACTGGCCGCTGACGGCCTCGCGGGCGCCGGGCAGACGCCGCGCGTCCGCCAGCGCGGCGGCCGGGCGCAGCAGCGCCTTGCTGGGCATGCACGCCCAGTACGAGCACTCCCCACCGACCAGCTCGGCCTCCACGATCGCCACGCTCAGCCCACCGGCGTGCGCCCGTTCCGCCAGGTTCTCCCCGGTCGGTCCGGCCCCCACCACCACGACATCGAACTCGTCCACAGCGCTTCCCTCTCGTTCAACGTGACCTGTTGGTCATGCATCCTCCCCGGAACCGGTGCACCGGGCGTCCCGGTCAGCTCGAGCGTTCGCCGTCGGGCCGGGGGCCGAAGATGGAGCGGTCGGCTTCGCTGATGGGAACGTCGTTGATGCTCGCCTCGCGGCGGGACATCAGGCCGTCGGCGTCGAACTCCCACAGTTCGTTGCCGTGGCTGCGCCACCATCGGCCGTCGGCGTCGTGCCATTCGTACTGGAAGCGGACGGCGATCCTGTTCTCGGTGAAGGCCCACAGCTGCTTGCGCAGGGCGTACTGGTCCTCCTTGGCCCACTTGCGGGTCAGGAACTCCACGATCTGGTCGCGTCCCGTGAGGAACTCGTCCCTGTTGCGCCAGACGGAGTCGGGTGTGTAGGCCAGCGCGACCCGCTGGGGGTCGCGGGTGTTCCAGCCGTCCTCGGCCATCTGCACCTTCTGCGCGGCGGTCTCGGCGGTGAACGGCGGAAGCGGCGGGCGTGCGGTGGGCACGATGGTCGTTCCTTTCGGATCGATCGCGCCACCTCCGGTGCCGGAGGTGGCGGGATCGGTGGTCAGGCGGCGGTGAGGGTACGGCCGAGGAAGTCGCGGATCAGGCCGGCGATCTCGCGGCCGTGGGTCGCGAGGGCGAAGTGGCCGGCGTCGAGGAGGTGGATCTCGGCGTCGGGCAGGTCGCGGGCATGGGCCTTGGCACCGTCCGGGCCGAAGATCTCGTCGTTCTGGCCCCAGGCGACCAGGAAGGGCGGCCGGTGGGTGCGGAAGTACTCCTGGAAGGCCGGGTAGCCGTCCAGGTTGAACTGGTAGTCCCAGAAGAGCTGGAGTTGGATCTCCTTGTTGCCCGGGCGGTCCAGGTAGGCCTGGTCGAGGACCCAGGAGTCCGGGCTGACGCGGTCCAACAGCTGCGCGGGAACGCCGTGGGTGTGTTGCCAGCGCGTGGCTTCGGGAGTGAGCAGTTCGCGGACGGCGGGTTCGTGGGCGGCGCGGTCCTTGGCGTGGGCGAACAGCACGTCCCAGAACGGGGTGAAACCCTCCATGTAGGCGTTGCCGCTCTGGCTGATGATGGCGGTGACCCGGTCGGGATGACGACTGGCGATACGCAGTCCGATGGGAGCGCCGTAGTCGTGGATGTAGAGGGCGAACCGGTCCACGCCCAGCTCGTCGAGGAGCGCGAGGGTGACCTCGGTGAGGTTCTCGAAGCTGTACTCGAACTCGTCCACCGGCGGCATCCCCGACTGGCCGAAGCCGATGTGGTCGGGTGCGATCAGGTGGTAGCCGTCGGCCAGGTCGGCCATGAGTTCGCGGTACATGGCCGAGCTGCTGGGGAAGCCGTGCAGCAGGACGAGGGTGGGGGCGGCCGGATCGCCGGCCTCCCGGTAGAACACGGGCAGCCCTTGGATCTCGACGGTGGCGTGGCGGATCGGGTGGGCGGTCATGGTCGTCTGCTCCTGTCGGTCGGTGGGAACGGTTCCCCGGCTGCCGCTGCGGAACCGGTTCCGCGGCGGCAGGGCCGGGCAGCAGGCCGAGGGCGAAGTGGGTTCGGCGGTCGCCGGAGAGGGTGTGCGGCGCGGTGGTGACGGCGAGTCCGGCGGCCGACCGGCCCGGCCCGGCTCGGCTCGGCTCGGCTCGGCCCGGCCCGGCTCGGCCCGGCCCGGGAGCGTCTGCTTCCATGGCCACGGCCGCT
This region includes:
- a CDS encoding penicillin-binding protein; amino-acid sequence: MLQRISQLVVVGAIAGLLVAALALPAIGGLGITARNVASGFLDMPGNLETPPPPQRSTIYDSEGGVIAEIFDQNRELVEIEDVSPVMIDAILAIEDSNFYEHGGLDVPGTLRAAVRTVGGNTQGASSITQQYVKNVQIEAATSQEELDEAREETIARKIRELRYAIALEQRMDKDEILEGYLNIAYFSDGAYGVESAAQHFFQVPASELELHQAATIAGLVRYPYLYNPRFFPEQTIERRNVVLDRMVTTGAITEAEAEEAKAEDMELELDTPPNGCVPSDQPFFCDYVVQEIEQNEAFGPNETERARWLRTAGLEIHTTLDPQTQESGQAAVDKWVPRENESRKVAAEVVIEPGTGEILGMVQSRNYGPDESKLGETSINFATDADRGGSSGFQAGSTFKAITLATALDKGMPYSTSFPSPASVSVSGQRSCNGGTLSTWSPSNAGDSNEGVHNMVSGTKASSNTYFAQLQRRAGICDTMEMAERLGLKRADGTLFTENPNSLANSSFTLGSEEVSPLRVANAYATFASGGIYCEPQAITRIEDRQAGTTIEMEPECERAIDEDVADGVTYLLSQTFNGGTTTGLGIGRPAFAKTGTTDGSAAAWFAGGTPQMASAVFVGDPRGPQQHPLRNVTIGDRYFGVVYGATIPGPIWRETMQGAHEGLETENLPSSPSKFGSTSAPRQPRATDDPSPASDDGGVPNVIGQAEGAAVAALESAGYSVNVSGTRVRSAEAEGTVAAVNPDPGTRLPEGATVNVFLSSGGGSADGPSDDADEEWMPVVPATSLGREDDDQ
- a CDS encoding GatB/YqeY domain-containing protein; amino-acid sequence: MSELKARLKSDLTTAMKARDKVRTGTLRMVLAAIATEETAGAAQRTLDDDEVTKVLVRETKKRREAAEAFDKGGRTDDAVNERAESDIIAEYLPQQLTDEELAGLVDAAVAESGASGMKEMGKVMKVLNPKVAGRADGARVAAEVKKRLA
- a CDS encoding metallophosphoesterase, whose product is MGTDNKRLLRRVGRAAAVTGAVGVAGLAYASVVERNWFRLRRYELPLLPPGSPRLRVLHLSDAHLTPGRRMLIDWIRGLEAYEPDLVVNTGDSLAHPDAVEPFIDALGPLLDRPGAFVYGSNDMFSPQLKNPARYLWRTSKTDYNKRRVPDLPWRELGAAMSSAGWLDLNNRKGALKAGVLDVALAGVHDSHIKLDRYDEIAGPADPSADIRLGVLHSPEPANLDRFAADGYQLLLAGHTHGGQLCLPFYGTIVTNCGIDRPRAWGLHEYDDAWLHVSGGLGTSPYAPVRFCCRPEASLLDLVPAQA
- a CDS encoding DUF2945 domain-containing protein, giving the protein MSDRFRVGDHVAWNSEAGHVSGTVTKVHTKDFDYKGHTRRASPDDPQYEIKSDKTDHVAAHKGSTLRLVDE
- a CDS encoding DUF488 family protein produces the protein MSEPSFTIGHSNRTLAEFIELLQESHIELVVDVRRLPGSARYPQFDQDSLSVALDEVGIRYRRAEGLTGRRPVSRDVPFEVNAWWQNRSFHNYADHALSDAFRSALAELREWGRTGRTVMMCSEAVWWRCHRRIIADHLLARDEDVRHILGIGHIDAAQLSPGAVIDPQGNVTYPAIG
- a CDS encoding NAD(P)/FAD-dependent oxidoreductase, coding for MDEFDVVVVGAGPTGENLAERAHAGGLSVAIVEAELVGGECSYWACMPSKALLRPAAALADARRLPGAREAVSGQLDAAAVLRSRDGFAAHWKDGGQAGWLESAGVDLVRGHGRLDGPKRVSVRTPDGGPRVLTARHAVAVCTGTRAALPDLPGLVEARPWTSREATSSAQVPPRLAIVGGGVVACEMATAWRALGSEVVQLVRGPRLLPRMEPFAGELVAESLRESGVDVRFGASVTAVRRDGSLMLTLEGGGTVTADEVLFATGRAPATSDLGLETVGLEPGRPVEVDSTGLAVGVQGGWLYAAGDVNGRALLTHQGKYQGRVFGGVIADRAAGRPLETTDWGRSVATADERAVPQVVFTDPEAVSVGLTLREATRDGRRVRAVDYDLGGLAGAALHADGYRGRARAVVDLDRETLLGVTFVGAGVAELLHSATIAVTAEVPLSRLWHAVPAFPTLSEVWLRLLETYRG
- a CDS encoding nuclear transport factor 2 family protein; translation: MPTARPPLPPFTAETAAQKVQMAEDGWNTRDPQRVALAYTPDSVWRNRDEFLTGRDQIVEFLTRKWAKEDQYALRKQLWAFTENRIAVRFQYEWHDADGRWWRSHGNELWEFDADGLMSRREASINDVPISEADRSIFGPRPDGERSS
- a CDS encoding alpha/beta fold hydrolase, which encodes MTAHPIRHATVEIQGLPVFYREAGDPAAPTLVLLHGFPSSSAMYRELMADLADGYHLIAPDHIGFGQSGMPPVDEFEYSFENLTEVTLALLDELGVDRFALYIHDYGAPIGLRIASRHPDRVTAIISQSGNAYMEGFTPFWDVLFAHAKDRAAHEPAVRELLTPEATRWQHTHGVPAQLLDRVSPDSWVLDQAYLDRPGNKEIQLQLFWDYQFNLDGYPAFQEYFRTHRPPFLVAWGQNDEIFGPDGAKAHARDLPDAEIHLLDAGHFALATHGREIAGLIRDFLGRTLTAA